The segment CAGGGCATGCTACTGCGTTTATCGCTAGAAAGAAAAGTGCTTTGGACGGAAGGAGAATTGCGTTTTTAGCGGAATATGATGCTTTACCAGAGATCGGTCATGCATGTGGTCATAATATCATTGGTACGTTAAGTGTTGGTGCTGCCATTGGTTTAAGTCAAGTAATCGATGAAGTAGGTGGTGAAGTAGTAGTCTTTGGAACGCCTGCTGAAGAAGGTGGACCGAATGGCAGTGCAAAAGGCAGCTTTGTTAAAGCTAAAATTACAGAAAGCATTGATGCAGCCCTTATGCTTCATCCTGGTGCAGATACACGGCTGACAGGTCCTACATTGGCAGTAGATCCGCTCGACTTTGAATTTTTTGGTAAAACTGCTCATGCTTCTGCGCATCCAGATCAAGGAATTAATGCGTTAGATGGGGTTATTCAATTGTTTAATGGCATCAATGCTTTACGTCAACATGTTTCAAACGATGTACGGATACATGGCATTATTACAGATGGCGGTGACGCTCCTAACGTTGTACCTGATTATGCGAAAGCTCGATTTTTCATTCGTGCAAGAACAAGGGAAGGTTTGAATCAAGTTACGGAGCGAGTAAAAGCAATTGCAGAGGGTGCTGCTTTAACAACAGGAGCCAAAGTAAAAGTATCTCCATTTCAAAATGAAGTGGATAATTTTATTATCAATGAGAGTCTAGATGATATTTTTAAAACGGAAATAGAGCAATTAGGAGAGACAGTACTTGAACGTTATTCGCAAGCTTTAGGTTCGACAGATGCAGGGAATATAAGCCAAGTAGTTCCAACAATTCATCCGCATATTAAAATTGGCTCGAGTAGTTTAATTGGTCATACTGTTTCGTTTCGAGAAGCTGCCAAGTCAAAGCAAGCAGATGAAGCATTAATTGTTGGAGCAAAAGCAGTGGCATTTACAGCGCTAAAATTGTTAACGGATGAGACAGCTCTTGACAGGGTAAGGAAGGAATTTCTTTATAAAACGGAGAAATAATTTTGATTGATGTTGCGGTAATTAGTGGGTGGTTCTTTTATCCCCCACTTTCTTAGTATGTAAGATATTACCTAAAAGTTTCTAGAAGAAATGGGGATGAAATGAAGTCGTTAACCAAACAAAGGATGAAGGCTCTTTTTATTGATGTAGCAATTTCTACCGCTGTAACTGTTGGGGTTGAATACGTTTTACGGAAAAAAGTAAAGAATGAGTTTATTCATACTGTAGTAACCCCAACCGTTGTCATGTGGTCGCTCGAGTACATACAACTAAAGCAATGTAGACAAACGGTGGGTTATAAATTGATGGGGCTAGAATTACGAAGCAAAACAGGTTTTGAGTTGACACCGATACAACTTTTTAAACGAATGGCTTATCGTGACACGTTAAGTAACTTACAATACATTGTTAACCGACATTCCTTTGAAGGAGAAGCTGGAGCTGTACTTCCGCATGACAGGTATGCAGGTATGGTTGTAAAAGAGGTATAGCAAGGTCTTGGCACAGCTTTATGCATAATTCTGTGCCAACCTTTGAGAAATATATATCTATGTTAGTAAATAAAAAAATAGTAATTAGGAATTGACAAGTATGTTAAGAACATGGTATATTATATCTTGTCGCCACGGAGGTATACCCAAGTCTGGCTGAAGGGATCGGTCTTGAAAACCGACAGGGGTGTAACAGCCCGCGGGGGTTCGAATCCCTCTACCTCCTCCATTTTTAAAATTAGCGCATAAAATCTTGGAGATAAAAAAATCGTTACATTGTAGCGATTTTTTTGATGTAAGTACGTTTTTAATTGTTTGAACTTGACAATGATTTGTTTTATGCATATAGTACCACTAGCATTGCATAAATATGGTTTGAAAATTCAGTAAACATCTTTGCAGGATTTTTTGCCAAAAAGACAAAGGCTAAACAAAGGTGGTCTGTCCATTTGGAAAAATTATACAATTAAACTATTAGCAACAGCGACACTGTATGTATTTACGGAATAGATCTATCGTCAAATCTGCGAATCCAGATGTACGCAGGTTTCCACAGCGCTTTATTTAACCAGCGGCTAATTCGGAGTAAGGACTTCTTACTCCTCATCTCTAACTGGATAAGTACATGTAAACAGTAAGCAATGAGCGCAAGGAAGATTTGATTTTGAATGGCAGTTTCGCTCATGCCATAAAAGTGTTTGATCTCTACATGCTGTTTGAGCCATTTGAAAAATAGCTCTATGGCCCACCGTTGACGGTAAATTTCACTAATCTCTTCGGAATTTAGATCGAAACGGTTAGTAATTAATCGTAGAATGTTTCCCTTTGTATCCACTACTTCAAGTAGGCGGAATACATTCTCTGTACGATTTTGCGTCGAACCGATGTAAACCATCTTGTCGGATAAAACCGTAGAATCTTTAGGTATAGAAAATGATTCTACTTCACGAGTGATGGCGTTTTTCTTCAGTCTTGATACGAAAAAATAGCCTTCATCTGTCATTCGATCAAATCGTTCATAATCAACGTATCCACGGTCAAACACATACATGGCTTCTTTGTCGTCTACGAGAACTTCCAGTTGATTTCTGTCATGTTCTTTGGCTGTTGTAATCACTGCTTTTTCAGGATAGACGGTATCTTTATTCATAAATATAAGTCGTAAATGTAGCTTAACTCCTGCTTTTGTTTTACGGAACTTTGCCCACTTATGATTCGTTAAGTTTAATGGAAGCGTGCTAGAATCAATGATTTTCAATGGCATGTATTTCCCGTTTTTNGGATCCTGGAACG is part of the Virgibacillus dokdonensis genome and harbors:
- a CDS encoding RDD family protein produces the protein MKSLTKQRMKALFIDVAISTAVTVGVEYVLRKKVKNEFIHTVVTPTVVMWSLEYIQLKQCRQTVGYKLMGLELRSKTGFELTPIQLFKRMAYRDTLSNLQYIVNRHSFEGEAGAVLPHDRYAGMVVKEV
- a CDS encoding M20 family metallopeptidase, yielding MTFTTETTTIWKQEIAKNIAANKERYIQISHDIHAHPEIGNQETYAAKTLTDILVENGFDVQLDVAGHATAFIARKKSALDGRRIAFLAEYDALPEIGHACGHNIIGTLSVGAAIGLSQVIDEVGGEVVVFGTPAEEGGPNGSAKGSFVKAKITESIDAALMLHPGADTRLTGPTLAVDPLDFEFFGKTAHASAHPDQGINALDGVIQLFNGINALRQHVSNDVRIHGIITDGGDAPNVVPDYAKARFFIRARTREGLNQVTERVKAIAEGAALTTGAKVKVSPFQNEVDNFIINESLDDIFKTEIEQLGETVLERYSQALGSTDAGNISQVVPTIHPHIKIGSSSLIGHTVSFREAAKSKQADEALIVGAKAVAFTALKLLTDETALDRVRKEFLYKTEK